The Eubacteriaceae bacterium Marseille-Q4139 genome has a window encoding:
- a CDS encoding DUF4315 family protein, whose product MATSKSAKIQAEIDKVKAKISEQQARLKELEQKHREAENEEIVDIVRGMSVPLADLPLLLQKLRGASGQGGQKSGPEESGVAE is encoded by the coding sequence ATGGCAACGAGCAAAAGCGCAAAAATCCAGGCGGAGATCGACAAGGTCAAGGCCAAGATCAGCGAACAGCAGGCCCGGTTGAAGGAACTGGAACAGAAGCACCGGGAGGCGGAGAATGAGGAGATCGTGGACATCGTGCGGGGCATGAGCGTCCCCCTGGCCGATCTGCCCCTCCTGCTCCAGAAGCTCCGGGGCGCTTCTGGCCAGGGTGGCCAGAAGTCCGGGCCGGAGGAAAGCGGGGTGGCGGAATGA